atcaccATGTGATCCTCTGATCTctgatctgctcgtttaccagtttatagcataaaaaatatttactttggtTAAGTGGTTAATCGCTAGATTTGGaaagtaaaattgtatgtacctTAAACGTCGCTACTTGGTATTCTCGGCTCAAAGGCGGTAGCAAGACATTCAGAATCACCAAACCTTTCATGTCAGTTTTCAGGAACTCCTCCATGGTCACTGTTTTAGTTCTGGAGCGGCGGCTCACTGAAATTAGTGAAGACTACTTATATCTGGTAAATTGCTGGATTCTCCTGTAGAGGTAATAGAAGTAGGCAAAAACTTCGTTAAGAGTTTTATAAATGCTATTGTCTTTTGCGGGGTGGAAATTCATCCAATCACTCCTTCTGCCTTGGGTGATGCGAGCGGGTGTTttagtctcttactgactaaaaactatcccgtgtTCTACtggtcctgcttttcgaaccggagccctgcAAACTTCGCTAGGCGTTGTCTAAGACATTGGTGCACCTTTCGCAGCCTGTTTTGTAGAAGTACTATTCCCTGGACAAATCAGTTTAAGACccaaatttgccaaatcggtcctgCCATTCTACGAGTTTTGTGAGAAGACAAAagcaagactaacgaacagaaatcctgatttttatataagtatatagagATGATTACAAACCTAAAGTCAGCTGAGCTCCAACAGTTTGCAGCAGTAGAAACACATCAGATGCAAAGaagttgtgtttatttttaatcatcaGATTACCAGCTATAGTCCCGATCTAAAAGAATTGTGAAAATTCAATCAGATGAATAGGGATGACGACGGggcatgaaaaaatattatattttgtcatataagataacaatacttagataaaaagaaactaagtttaggagtggaagtaAATTTCAacgtataaaacgtaactaAAAGTAacttcacgcgatatttcaaatcaattatctttcaaagtaattattttcgTAAGAAGACGAAAAggtaatgttaattttaatgctttaaaataatctacaagatgaacattaaaataaaaaataaaaatgtcggtTATCCTATtttagcataaaatattttagatttcaaTCGTCACGCAGCCAAAGAAAAATCTTAAATATATCAGCCAAAGAAAAATCCATAGACCTAATTCTCAGTAGCTCATAAATCAAGTCTAAGTCTATAGCATACAGATAACAATAATCATTATCACAATATGACATGGAAGTGTAGTGTCGCGCAATGTTATCTCACAGCGCTCGCACTGACAGCTTACAAGACAAAGCACTTTAATTGAGATTACAATGACGAGACTACGGCGACAGTAATACTCGTATTTGTTCACAAACAGTTTCGTTTAAAACTATTGAAGCAACTGCATTTATGTATTGTAGTTATCTGCatcaatttatattatgttgtttgcAGTAGattcatttcataatttatttatgtttactttTTGTTCTCAACTTATATTATGGTATTATATTGGTAactttttgactgcctcgttggtcgagtggtcgcaagtgcgactgtcagacaagaggtcttgggttcaattcccgggtcgagctTATTCCGGTATTTTCAACCAAcaattacatgtgacttataacactatTTTTTTCCTTACAACTCTAATGGTaaaatgtgtgtgtttgtacagtggcattacgtgcagtaatgtgtacctctggctacccattcggggataaataGCATGACATTGCAATTATTGGTAAGCTTTTGTAACAGATTTGTgattttaaaacttacatttCTGACTGGTATATGAGCAACCTTCTTCAAATGATCATAAAATTTGGACAAATATGCAAAATATTCTTGTTTCGCTATACGTTTGAATATGTCCAGTAATTCAGTCAGCGTCACTCCACCGTATATGATAAGGTTCTGATCTAGTTTGTAACCTTTTAGTTCCGACACTGCATTGATATCAATTATTACTCTGGGAAATTCTTCAATGGGGTATGctcctgaaacaaaaatattagctCAATGTTTGTCAATGATAAGCTTATATTAAtcttaaatctaaaataaaacttgCATCGAAttaattttttgtaaacatttttttgttttatggtataaatcgGTATACCagtagacggatcacatgatggtaagcaattgccgtcgccTATGACACCCAatacaccagagacgttacatgtgcgttgtcggccttttggaatGTAAGGGTTATTGGGCAGTCGAGgactgggaagggggtaattgcgcctccggtGTCCGGTAACTCATAAAAAccttgcttcacgtcggttatctgtgaggcgTTGGCGGATCTGTTGAGGCGATCAttcagtcgagccggcccattcgtgtaaAAGCTCTCGTGCTcgccatggctctcccatatttataataatttgtttagatAGCAAGCTAATAAAGTTCCTTACCTCTAGCAGTATTCCCAGCTACCAACATGTACGAGTCATTCCCTTTATCGTCTAGAATATCAAATATATTCCTTATACTCGTAGCTTTGTACCAAAATTTTCCgtcttttaatttcatttgtatCATCTTAGAATTGAGAAGATCTTCATCTTTTACTATGCACCAGTCAGTATCAGTACAATGTTGTTCATCACAGCTTTTCCCAGTTTTTCTACAGATTTTGAGATCTTCTATATCTTGTATGTTTTTGACATCACTGCTGTCCACAGCAAGGCTTTTGAAAGCATCAAGGATTGGTCTGTATCCTGTGCAGCGGCAAACGTTACTTCCTAAAGACTGCTCTATTTCTAGCTGTGTAAGGTTCCGATTGCTTTCTTGTAAACTACAAACAACATCAATATTAGTAAGCTAAAACaggtatctatttttattttaaagtcattGTTAGCCCAGAAAAATTCTgagtagtagcacgtagtctggaattgtgcccagtatatatgtttaggctcacctcctattacatgggacttataatacaaaaccTAGGTGAAAATcgtgcagtggcattacgtgccgtaatttgcacctctgcctaccacttcagggataaaaggcgtgacgttgcgtatatATGAGAGCCCATAGTTTAGAAATCTGGTATTATGTCAGAATTGtcattttatggtataaattgGAAGTAAAATCTTCATACCTGTGCATGGACATGATCCAACCTGGAGAACAGTACCCACACTGGGTTCCATTGTACTTGGCGAGTGTGTTCTGCAGTGGATGGTAGCCTATATTCCTGTTCCCTAGTCCTTCGATGGTAGTGATGTCCAGGCCGTGGCATGAAACCACTGTTATCATGcactagaaaaaaatattgtcgaaATAGCGTTTGTATGTCGGAAACTAGTGATCACTTTCTTCTATCCTAGTTAACCTTATTACCACTAGCTTGTAAAGCTGATGATATATGTTGAGTAGTCGTGAGTGTAACTGCCAAAGAGATTGTGATTGAAATTTTTGATTTAGGAAAAGTAGCTACTGTAAGGTTATTTTCTATTGAATGGAAAAAAGTCCCAgaaatgtattatataaaagtcaggttttcctttctgacgctataactccaaaatgcacgaaccgattttcacggttttgcattcgttggaacgATCTCTCCGTGAAGTttaaagcaaagaaaattcagtaaaaattcaagacaaaagcaagaaaatagggaaaatcattggtgacgAAACGAGGTTTGCCTGGTTTGCTAGTGGTGtataaaattattccaaatatTTATGATCTGATTATTACCGAGTTGACAGCATACGGTTGACCCTGAGACTGTTTGACGGTGACCATGCAGGAGCCACATCCAGCTTCGCGGCACATGTACTTGGTGCCTCGCAGCTCCAGATAGTCTCGAAGATAGTCCAGTAACGTTAGGTCGGAGTCCACTTCACCGCTAACCACtatgaaaataatatcataCCTATTGAGctcattatatagcggcattacgtgccgtagtgtgcatgtgcacctctgcctaccccttcggggataaaaggcgtgacgttgtgtatgtgtgtgtctaTTGAGCTCATCCTTCTCTTGTTTTATTATTCCTGTTCTTTTACCAGGTTTGATCTTCCCTATCTGACTCTTGCCATTCCATTCACCATCACCATCTTCACTATTATCATATCATACACCCCCTTTTCTTTCGTATCATTCTTTACCTACGGTACctacatctatttatttatagtgaTTCTCTTCTTGTCTATCTGAACCCTATTGTTGTGAATTGGGTGAAAGCCATGCATgtatcaaatcaaaatatatacctacttttttaatGTACTTATTATAGGATTCAAGGTTGGTCTTGCTTATAAACTATAAATTTAATCAAAGAATTAACtatctataaattaaaatgcacatttttaaaattaaattgagcTGATATATTTAATTTCGTTTACGATAATATACGTGCACTGAAGTCGtgtataaaaagataaatatgtgtaaaaataaaataaaacagtcaaTAAACTGTGcatgaatatattttacaactttAGCAGATAAGCAATTACTTAACActgcaataaaacaaattgtttaaactgataaaaaaatacatagtatacacgttt
This genomic interval from Spodoptera frugiperda isolate SF20-4 chromosome 6, AGI-APGP_CSIRO_Sfru_2.0, whole genome shotgun sequence contains the following:
- the LOC118267950 gene encoding uncharacterized protein LOC118267950; translated protein: MDTIWFRVNGVKHTVVSGEVDSDLTLLDYLRDYLELRGTKYMCREAGCGSCMVTVKQSQGQPYAVNSCMITVVSCHGLDITTIEGLGNRNIGYHPLQNTLAKYNGTQCGYCSPGWIMSMHSLQESNRNLTQLEIEQSLGSNVCRCTGYRPILDAFKSLAVDSSDVKNIQDIEDLKICRKTGKSCDEQHCTDTDWCIVKDEDLLNSKMIQMKLKDGKFWYKATSIRNIFDILDDKGNDSYMLVAGNTARGAYPIEEFPRVIIDINAVSELKGYKLDQNLIIYGGVTLTELLDIFKRIAKQEYFAYLSKFYDHLKKVAHIPVRNIGTIAGNLMIKNKHNFFASDVFLLLQTVGAQLTLVSRRSRTKTVTMEEFLKTDMKGLVILNVLLPPLSREYQVATFKVMPRSTNYHAIVNAGFLYQLNNQNKVISSRIAFGGLSPSFTRASKTERFLVGKQLFSNDTLQSALKVLSDEIVVVENPPEPSVEFRRRLALGLFYKGLLSICPDNLLSARYKSGAIKIHDTRPVSKGVQYFETDPSMFPLTEPIQKVEALTMKPI